One window of the Corynebacterium glutamicum ATCC 13032 genome contains the following:
- a CDS encoding sirohydrochlorin chelatase: MIPLITLSHGSRKKSAAAGITALTHEAGRMLETPAVEAHLELAEPSLDQVVATLSAEGVTRAALVPLLFSNAYHAKIDVPEAVKDASEKYGVELLVGPHLGTGSDVASVLAQRLSADAPTDAHVILYSVGSSHVSANESVIDLAHTIALLTGFSVEVVPATGGPGAGGAGVIEVASKHKAVHILPLFVTEGLLLDRAIDQSANIAAATGTNFTYSEPLTTDLAPLVAARYHAALSALLAHI, from the coding sequence ATGATTCCCCTGATTACGCTTTCCCACGGTTCCCGCAAAAAGTCCGCAGCTGCAGGCATTACTGCGCTGACTCATGAGGCCGGACGAATGCTGGAAACACCAGCCGTGGAAGCGCATTTAGAGCTTGCTGAACCTTCCCTTGATCAGGTTGTGGCAACGCTCAGTGCGGAAGGTGTAACCAGGGCAGCGTTGGTTCCTTTGCTGTTTAGCAATGCGTATCACGCAAAGATTGACGTTCCTGAGGCAGTAAAAGATGCTTCAGAAAAGTATGGTGTGGAACTTCTCGTGGGTCCGCATTTGGGCACTGGCTCCGATGTAGCCAGCGTGCTTGCGCAGCGGTTGAGTGCGGACGCCCCCACAGATGCCCATGTGATTTTGTATTCCGTTGGCAGCTCACACGTGTCCGCCAATGAATCAGTCATCGATCTTGCCCACACCATTGCTCTCCTCACTGGCTTTTCGGTTGAGGTGGTGCCCGCTACCGGTGGGCCAGGTGCCGGCGGCGCCGGAGTAATAGAGGTGGCCTCGAAACACAAGGCCGTCCACATCCTGCCGCTGTTTGTTACGGAAGGTTTGCTGCTGGATCGGGCTATTGATCAATCCGCCAACATCGCAGCTGCCACCGGCACAAACTTCACCTATTCCGAACCCCTAACTACTGACCTCGCACCACTTGTTGCAGCCCGTTACCACGCTGCATTGAGCGCACTGCTGGCACATATCTAA